The nucleotide sequence CACCCTGCTGACTGAGATCGAAATCGGCCGCCACCTCCAGAAGTCCGAAGGCCCGCCAGGCCGGTTCGAAGAGTTCGAGACGGCTGACCCGGCCCTGCAGACTGCCCTGCAGGGCAAAATTGCCATCGCCGGAGTCAAAGACGAAACGCCCCCCGCCGCTGGCTTCGAAATCCGGAAGATTACCCCCGAGCACGAAGGGCTCCAACTGGGCCGTGCGCGCCTTGAGGTCCCAATCACCGGTGTAGGCATGACCGCCGGCCGGCAGAAGGGCGCGGACAATCAGCAGGTTGGCGGCGGATCCCTGCAGCAGGGTGCTGACGGTGATCTCGTAATTCTCGCCGGCGGCGCTGCCGTAGAGTTCGGCCCCGATCTTCAGCTGGGTCTGGCCGGCCAGCGCGGGGCCCTCGGCGTCCACCACCGTGGTGAGGCTGACCTGACCGAACGTGCGCTGCGGCGTGAGCGTGGTCCGCAAGGTGGTCCGGGCCTTGAGTGTGCTGACCTTGGCGGCGGCGGCAGGGTTGCGCACGGTCGCCTCGAGGACAATCGTGCCGGCTCGACCCGGCGCGAGGCCGCCACCCGTGATGAGATACTCCGCCTCCAGCGGCGGCTGGCCGGCCCCACCGGGCAGGCGCGCGTGTCCGGCGATGTGCACGTCACCCAGGGTGAGGTCAACGGGCAGCGTGAGCTGGCCCAGCAGGCCCGGGGCGGCGGCGGGGCCCCGGCGGCCGCAGCCTCGGTCCGGGCACGGGAAAGATGGCCGGCTTCCACGTCCAGGCCCATGATCCGCAGACGGCTCAGCGCGAGTTTCTGGCTGAAAACCAGACCGAGCAGGGAAAAATCCGCCTCGAGCCGCTCCAGCCGCACCGGCAGGCCCTGCGGCTCCGCCTGCACGCCGGTCAGCGTGACACCGGAAAATCCGGCGCGCACGGAGGCGACTTCCAGCTTCAGGCCGGGCACATCGCGAGCTGCGCGCAGGACCGCCCAGCGCTGCACGGACGGCGTGAGGGCGAGACCGGCCACGACGGCCACGAGCAGTGCCATAATTCCGAGGCAAATGAGCAGCAGGCGGGCGGACTTCATGCGGTGCGGTTAGGACACACGAAAGGCGGTCAAGTTGCCGAACCCAGCGAAGAAAAAAGGCCGCCCGGAGGCGGCCCGATCCCGCTGGGGCGGACCGTCAGGGATACGTCAGCTCCTTGGTGGGGAAAGCCTCGTCGGCCAGGCCCATGGCGTTGCGCACGGAAGCGACCGCGACGTTGTGGCTGTAATAGGCCTGCACCTGATTGAGGCGGGCGGTGGTCAGGTCGACCTGCGAGGTCAGCACATCCAGCTGGGTGGCCGTGCCGGCGGCATAGCGGGCATTGGCCAGACGGACGGCCTCCTCGGCCTGTTCGACCACTTTCTTGGAAGCCTCGGCCAGTTCGGTGGCCTGCTGGAAGGTGGAGATGGCGCGGCGCACCTCGACATCGACGCTGAGCTGGGCCTCAGCCAGGGCCAGCTTGGTCTGCTCCAGGAAGGAGCGGGCCTGGGCGATGCGGCCCGTGGTGGCGCGGCCGTCGAAGATGTCCCAGCTGGACTGCAGGCCGACCGTCCAGCCATCGAGCGAGGAGCGGGGGCTGGAAATCGGCGAGCGGCGCCAGTCATAGGAACCGAAGGCGGAAACGCTCGGCAGGCGGCCGGCGCGGCTGCGAACGATCCCCTCCTCCGCGGCGGCGGTCAGCTTGGCGAGGCGGAGCAGGTCGGGGCGCTGTTCGCGCGCGGCCCCCAGGGCGGACCGCAGGTCGAAGGTGGTCGGCTTGAACTCGAGGGTGCCGAGGAACTCGGGGACCTTCGCGACGTTGGGCTCGCTCTCGGCGACGTAACCCAGCGCCTGGCGCAGCTCCTCGATGCCCAGGCGGTAGTCGTTGCGGGCCGAGATGAGGGCGGGCTGGGCGTTGGCGAGGGCGACCTCGGCGCGGAGCACCTCGAAGTTCGAGACCGTGCCGGCCTCGAAGCGGTTCTTCACGTCCTGCAACTGGCGCTGCAGCAGCTCGGTGTTCTGCTCCTGCACCTTGATCTTCTCACGGTTGAGCAGCACGGTGAAGAAACGGATGCGGACGTCCACCAGGGCGTCGTTGATGACGGCGCGCAGGGCGAGCGTGGCCGCCTCGAGCGCGAGTTGCTGGCTCCGCACATTGGCGGTGACCCCGCCGCCAGCGTAGAGGATCTGGCGGGCGGTGATGTCCACCGACCAGGCGTAGTCCCGGCCGTTGCTGGAGACGTCATCGGAGTTGCGCGAGTAGCCGGCCCCGGCGGACACGTTCGGGATCAGGCCGGAGCGGACCTCCAGCAGGATGCCTTCCTGCTGGCGGATGCGCTCCTTGGCCTGCCGGATCGTGAAGTTGTTATCGAGGGCGTAGGCCAGGGCGTAATCGAGGTCCAGCCGTTCCGGGACCGTGTAGTCCGGGTCGGGCTTGCCATCGTTGAGCTGGGCCGCGACCGGGAGAGTCGCGAGCAGGCTCGCTCCCACAAGAAGTAGACTGGGCAGGCGCATAAGGGATTTCATGGAATGGAGAGGGGAAGAATTACTTGGCCAGGACCGGTTCGGCAACCACGGACGTGGGGGCCGGCCGGGCCGCTTTGGCGTGGTCGCGGGCGATGAGCATGTAGAAGGCCGGCACGACATAGAGCGTGAACAGCGAGCCGACGGCCATGCCGACGACGAGCACCCAGCCGATGCTGTTGCGGGCGGCGGCACCGGGGCCGTTGACGAAGATCAGCATGAGATGGCCGAACACGGTCGCGGCGGAGGTCATCAGCACGGGCCGCAGACGGGTGGCGGCGGCGCGACGGATGGCGACGGCCTTGGCCACCCCCTGTTCCTGGAGGCTGTTGGCAAACTCCACGATCAGGATGCCGTTCTTGGCGATGAGGCCGACGAGCGTGATGAGGCCGATCTGCGAGTAGATGTTCAGCGAGGTCTGCCAGAGGAAGATCGGCAACATGGCGCCGACAAGCGCGAGCGGCACCGAGCCGAGCAGGATCACGAACGGGTCGCGGAAGCTGTTGAACTGCGCCGCGAGCACGAGGAAGATCAGGATCAGCGCCAGCGCGCCGGCGGACCAGAGGGCGTTGCCCTCGTAGCGGAGCTGGCGGGACTGACCGCCGTAATCGATCGAATAGCCGGCCGGAAGGATTTCCTTGGCCTTGGCCTCGAGTTTCTTGAGCGCGAGATCGACGCTCGGGCCGACGCCCTGGATCTTCACGGAGTTCAGCTGCTGGAAGCGGTTGAGCGTGCGGGGCTGCACCGTCTCCTTGAGCGTGGCGATGGTGGACAGCGGGATCAGCTGACCCTGCGGGCCGCGGATGTGGTAGTCGAGCAGCTGCTCGGCGTTGAGCCGCTGGCCGCGCTCGACCTGCGGGATGACGCGGTAGCTGCGGCCGTCGTTGACGAAGCGGTTGACGTAGCCACCGCCGAGCATCGAGCCGAGGTCGCGGGCGACGTCGGAGAGATTGAGGCCCATCGCGGCCACCTTGTCCTTGTCGATCTCGATCTCGACCTGCGGCAGGTCGAAGCGGAGATCGGTGTCAGCAAAGTAGAACGTGGGCGCGCCGCCCCCGGCGTTGGCCTCGGTGTTGGCAAAGAGGGCGAGCTTTTGGGCGAACTCCTCCATCTCGCGGTGGTCGGCGGTCGAGCGGACCACGAAGTCGATGGGCATGGAACCACCGGCGGGCAGCGGGTCGGGCGAGGTCACGACCACATTCAGGCCGGAGACGGCGGCGGCCGGGCCCTGCAGCGACTCCTCGATCTGGGTCGTGTTGCGACTGCGCTCCGACCACGGCTTCAGGATGATGCCGGAGAACCCGAAACGCGCGCCGGTGATCTGGAAGGAGTTGTCATACTCCGGCACCTGCTCGAACATCTTCTGCACCTCCTGGGCGTAGATCATGTTCTGGTCGATCGTCGCGGTGGGCGACGGGATCATCAGACTGAAAACCACGCCCTGGTCCTCCTTCGGCGCCAGCTCGCGCTGGGCGAGGAGGAAGAAAGGAACGAGCAGCAGGGTCAGGAGCGTGGCCGCGGTGATGGTCACCGGCACCCAGCCGAGGCTGGCGCCGATGATCTTCTCGTAGCGGTCGCGCACGCGGTCGAAGAGGTGGTTGATGGTGCCGGCCAGGCCCTTCTCCTCGGCGTCGCCGCCCTTGAGCAGGTAGGCGCTCATCATCGGCGAGAGCGTGAGGGCAACGAAGCCCGACACCGCGACGGCACCGGCGAGGGTCATGGCGAATTCGCGGAACAGCGCGCCGGTCAGGCCGCCCTGGAAGGCGATCGGGGCATAGACGGCCGAGAGCGTGATGGTCATCGAGATGACGGGGCCGACGAGCTCCCGGGCGCCGGCAATGGCGGCGTCAATCGGGGTCAGACCCTCGCGGATGTGACGTTCCACGTTTTCCACAACGACGATGGCGTCGTCGACCACGATGCCGACCGCCAGCACGATGGCCAGCAGGGTGAGCAGGTTGATGGTGAAGCCGAAGGCCAGCATCAGAAACATGGCGCCGACCAGCGAGAGCGGCATGGCCACGATCGGGATGATGACGGAGCGCAGGGAGCCCATGAAGAGGAAGATCACGAGGGTGACGATCAGCAGGGTCTCGGTGAGCGTCTTCACGATCTCGTGGAGCGCATCCTCGATGTACTGGGTGGCGTCATAGGCGATCATGCCGTTGAGGCCCGCCGGCAGGCTGGCCTGGATGTCGGGGAAGGCCTCGCGGACGCGCTGCATGACCTCGACGGTGCTCTCGGTGGGCAGTACCCACAGGCCCATGAAGGTGGCGGTCTTGCCGCCGAAGCGGACCTCCTCGTCGTAGCTTTCGGCACCGAGGACAACGTCGGCGACGTCCTCCAGGCGGATAAGGGTGCCGTTCTTCTCGGCCACCACCAGCTGGCGGAATTGCTCGACGTTCTTCAGGTCGGTGTCGGCCACCAGGCTGACGCTGATCATGGAGCCCTTGGTGGCGCCGACGGCGGCGAGCGCATTGTTGGCCTGGAGCGCGGCGCGGACCTCGGCCGGGCTGAGGCCGCGGGCGGCGAGTTCCTCGGGCTTGAGCCAGACGCGCATGGCGAACACGCGTCCGCCGAGCACGTCGGCCTTCTGGATGCCCTTGATGGCGGCCAGGCGGGGCTGAACCATGCGGTTCAGGTAGTCGGTGATCTGGTTCTGGTCCAGATCGTCGGAGTAGAAGCTCAGGTACATCGAGGCGAACTCGCTGTCACTGGTCTCGACACTGATCGTGGGCGACTCGGACTCGGGCGGCAGCTCGTTGCGGACCTGGTCGAGCTTGGCGCTGATCTGGGCGAGCGCGGCGTTGGAGTCGTAGTTCAGCCGGAGAAAGACCTTGATGGAGCTGAAGCCGGCGCTGCTGGTGGACTCGATGTAGTCGATGCCGTCGGCGCTCGCGATGGCGCGTTCCAGCTGCGTGGTGATGTAGCCGCGCACCGTGTCGGCGCTGGCGCCGAAATACACCGTGTTGACGTTGACCACCGCGCTGTCGCTGCGGGGGTACTGGCGGGTGTTCAGCTCGAAGTAGGAGACGACGCCGACGACGAGGATGACGATGTTGACGACAAGCGCGATGACCGGCTTGCGGATGAAAAGATCGGTGAAGCTTTTGGACGGCATGGCGGGATCCTCGGCGGGCTCAGGTGTTGCTCGGCGTCGGCGTCGCGCTGCTGGTCGGCTGGACGGTGTTGTTCACCTGCACGGCCGCGCCATTGCGGAGCTTGAACACGCCGGAGGTGACAACCTGCTCGCCGGCCTTGAGGCCGCCGCTGACGGCGACCAGGTCGCCGCGGGCGGCGCCGAGCTTCACGAATTGCTGGCGGACGCCCAGGTACTCCTTGCCGGCCTCGTCCTTCATCTTTTCCACCACGAAGACCGAATTGCCGTATGAGGCGTAGGAGATGGCGGTGGCCGGCACGACGACCTGCGGCTCGGCGTCGGTCATCTGGACCTCGACGCGGGCGAACATGCCCGCCCGCAGCACCTCGCCGGGGTTGGCCATGGTGGCCTGCACCGCGATGTTGCGGGTGGCGGCGTCAACCTCGGCGTTGATCGCGGTCACGGTGGCGGCGAAACGGCGGTCCGGGAACGCGTCCACGAGGATGCCGACCTCCTGGCCGATCGCGATGGCCGGCAGCTGGCGCTGGGGGATGCTGAAATTGACGTAGACGGAGTCGAGCTTCTGCAGGGGCAGCATCGGCTGGCCGCGGGCGATGTACTGGCCGACGTTGACGAGCCGGATGCCGACCCGACCGTCGAAGGGAGCGCGCACCTGCTTCTTGGCGATGGTGG is from Lacunisphaera limnophila and encodes:
- a CDS encoding TolC family protein is translated as MKSLMRLPSLLLVGASLLATLPVAAQLNDGKPDPDYTVPERLDLDYALAYALDNNFTIRQAKERIRQQEGILLEVRSGLIPNVSAGAGYSRNSDDVSSNGRDYAWSVDITARQILYAGGGVTANVRSQQLALEAATLALRAVINDALVDVRIRFFTVLLNREKIKVQEQNTELLQRQLQDVKNRFEAGTVSNFEVLRAEVALANAQPALISARNDYRLGIEELRQALGYVAESEPNVAKVPEFLGTLEFKPTTFDLRSALGAAREQRPDLLRLAKLTAAAEEGIVRSRAGRLPSVSAFGSYDWRRSPISSPRSSLDGWTVGLQSSWDIFDGRATTGRIAQARSFLEQTKLALAEAQLSVDVEVRRAISTFQQATELAEASKKVVEQAEEAVRLANARYAAGTATQLDVLTSQVDLTTARLNQVQAYYSHNVAVASVRNAMGLADEAFPTKELTYP
- a CDS encoding efflux RND transporter permease subunit produces the protein MPSKSFTDLFIRKPVIALVVNIVILVVGVVSYFELNTRQYPRSDSAVVNVNTVYFGASADTVRGYITTQLERAIASADGIDYIESTSSAGFSSIKVFLRLNYDSNAALAQISAKLDQVRNELPPESESPTISVETSDSEFASMYLSFYSDDLDQNQITDYLNRMVQPRLAAIKGIQKADVLGGRVFAMRVWLKPEELAARGLSPAEVRAALQANNALAAVGATKGSMISVSLVADTDLKNVEQFRQLVVAEKNGTLIRLEDVADVVLGAESYDEEVRFGGKTATFMGLWVLPTESTVEVMQRVREAFPDIQASLPAGLNGMIAYDATQYIEDALHEIVKTLTETLLIVTLVIFLFMGSLRSVIIPIVAMPLSLVGAMFLMLAFGFTINLLTLLAIVLAVGIVVDDAIVVVENVERHIREGLTPIDAAIAGARELVGPVISMTITLSAVYAPIAFQGGLTGALFREFAMTLAGAVAVSGFVALTLSPMMSAYLLKGGDAEEKGLAGTINHLFDRVRDRYEKIIGASLGWVPVTITAATLLTLLLVPFFLLAQRELAPKEDQGVVFSLMIPSPTATIDQNMIYAQEVQKMFEQVPEYDNSFQITGARFGFSGIILKPWSERSRNTTQIEESLQGPAAAVSGLNVVVTSPDPLPAGGSMPIDFVVRSTADHREMEEFAQKLALFANTEANAGGGAPTFYFADTDLRFDLPQVEIEIDKDKVAAMGLNLSDVARDLGSMLGGGYVNRFVNDGRSYRVIPQVERGQRLNAEQLLDYHIRGPQGQLIPLSTIATLKETVQPRTLNRFQQLNSVKIQGVGPSVDLALKKLEAKAKEILPAGYSIDYGGQSRQLRYEGNALWSAGALALILIFLVLAAQFNSFRDPFVILLGSVPLALVGAMLPIFLWQTSLNIYSQIGLITLVGLIAKNGILIVEFANSLQEQGVAKAVAIRRAAATRLRPVLMTSAATVFGHLMLIFVNGPGAAARNSIGWVLVVGMAVGSLFTLYVVPAFYMLIARDHAKAARPAPTSVVAEPVLAK
- a CDS encoding efflux RND transporter periplasmic adaptor subunit → MFKKFLIAIAGFVLVVLLLGAVKAKQIADMSAISHTPPPSAVATIPAQTAHWHASLNSIGTLAPVQGVTLAADADGTIIRILADSGTAVKAGDILIELDTTVEAAQLAAAQARADLSRINYERAKDLFDRNATSKSEYDVADATLKQSVAEVAALTATIAKKQVRAPFDGRVGIRLVNVGQYIARGQPMLPLQKLDSVYVNFSIPQRQLPAIAIGQEVGILVDAFPDRRFAATVTAINAEVDAATRNIAVQATMANPGEVLRAGMFARVEVQMTDAEPQVVVPATAISYASYGNSVFVVEKMKDEAGKEYLGVRQQFVKLGAARGDLVAVSGGLKAGEQVVTSGVFKLRNGAAVQVNNTVQPTSSATPTPSNT